The DNA sequence CAACTACAAATTTGCGTGAAAATTCAGATTATTATATTTTAATTGATGCAGGTGCTTTTGTAGATACCAATGCAGATTCTGATCTAAATAATAAAAATCCTTTTGCTGGACTTTCTGATAAAACTAAATGGAATTTCACAACCCGTGATTACACTCCGGCTAAGTTTGCTACTGATTATCCTGCTTTTGGAACTGTTGCAAGTACTTCAGTTGATTTGAAAGTTAAATTGGATGAGCCAGCTGATGTATATTTTATTGCCTATTCTAAAGCAACGGTGGATGGTACTAGTTTTACTGCCCCAACTGCTGCTACAGTTATAGCGGGAGGTGGTTCTGCAAAAATGGTTGCTGCAACTACTGCAGGAACGGAATATACATATAAATATCAAAACCTTACTGAAGGTGAAGAATATGTGTTTTTTTATGTTTCTGTAAATAAGGCGAAATATGGTCCAACACCGACAAATGATCCGTTAACAAGTGCTGTTGGTAAAACAGATTCTAAAACTACATTGGATGTACAAGCTCCTACAGTTGCTATTTCAGGTTTGACACCTGCTGATAACGCTACTGGAGTTGCTCAATATTTAGATGGTGTTACTGCAGATGGTCATGGTACTGTATCTATTAAATTTACAGAAAATGTAAAAGCTGGTGCAGGTAACATTATCCTGAAGAAATCTTCTGATAATTCTACTGTTGAATCTATTGATATTACTTCTGATAAAGTAGTATTTGGTCCTTCTACTGGTACAGGTACTGCCACTGATTTAGTTACTGTAAAATTTGCAACGAAATTGGCAAGTGCCAGTGGTTACTACATTAATATTGCTTCAGGAGTTATTTCTGACAAATCAGGTAATAAATTTGATGGTATTACAACTGCAACAGGTTGGAATTTTACAACGAAGGATGTTGTGGCTCCAACTGTAACTTTCTCATCTCCTGCACATGAAGGTGTATTAGCATCGAATGAAACTGTTGTGCTTACATTCAGCGAAGATATTTATTCAGATGAAACCGGAACTGTAATGATGAATAGTACTACAGCTTTAAGTAGTATCGCTGTTGAGAAAGACAATGATCCAGTTACACCTACATCAGTTAGCTATGGCGCAAAAAAAATTACTATTACTGTTGCATGGACACAGAATTCTACTTATGTTGTAAAACTTCTGAAGAATAAAGCCTATGATTTATCTGGTAATGTTATTGCTACTGAACAGAAGAAATCTTACAATACCGACAGTTATGATGATCCTTATGTAGGAACTAATAATACTGCCAATACTGCTGTAGATGGACAATCATACACGAAAAATCCAAGTGATAATCTAGTTGTTAGATTTTCTGAAGATGTTGAATTACTTGGCGGTGGCGCAATTACCAATGATAATATTGGTAGTTAGTTTAATTAATCTGAATGAAAATGCAGGTGATCCTGTACAATTTGTAGCAACTTACAGTTCTTCCACAAGGGATGTAACCATTAATCCTGTTGAAGATTTGAAAAGTGGTAGTGCTTATACTTTAAATATTTCTGATGGATATCAGGATTTAAATTTAATCAATGGCGCTAATCAGGGTTTGCCTGCAACTGTTACTTATAACATTGCTGATAAAGTTTCTCCTGTTGCTACTTTTGACTTTGTTAAGACGAATGTTCCTGTAGTTGCAGCTGATGCTAGTTTGGTTGTTAAATTTAGTGAAAGTTTAGCAGTCGATCCAACTGAAAATCAAGTTATACTTCGCGTAGGCGATGTTAATGGCACAGTTGTTCCACTTGCTGCACCTAGTAAAGTTACTAATGGCGATGGAACAGTTAGCTATACTTTTAACCCTTCAGTTAATCTTAAAGAAGGAACAACTTATTATTTAGCTATTGCTACTGGTGTACTTGAGGATGCTGCGCATAATAAAGTTACTGGCGTAAGTACTACTTTTGTTACCAAAACTACACCAACTTTGGTAAGTTCTGTCCCTGCAGATAATGCTGAAAATGTTGTTAAAACTACTAATAGTATTGCATTAACTTACTCTGAAAATGTGAAACTTAATACAGCAACCACTGGCTCAAATGCTAATGGAAAAGAAGGCTTTACTGTTGATCCTGATTCTGATTCGGGTACTGCTAATACCGTAAGTAATGTTGCTGTTAAAGTTTTGAATAGTTCTAGTGTTGTTGTTGCTTATGCTACTGCAAGTGACTTGGTCTTTTTAGGTTCAACGGTTAGTTTTAACTTAACCTGGGTTACTGGTGGCACGCCATCTCCTTATGTATTTGAAAGTGGTGCATCTTATGATGTTATTGTTGATGGAAGTTACATCGCCAGTTCAAATAATAACAGAGCTAGCCTTATTGATTTGAATGCACTTGACTTTACCATTGTTGATTATTCAGCTCCTGTGTTAACTTCAGTAGATGCTCCTGCAGCTGCTGATCCAAATGATGCTGCTGCACCTTTAAAATTAATTTTCGCTGGAGATAAGGTTAAAAAGGGTAGTGGTTC is a window from the Aquipluma nitroreducens genome containing:
- a CDS encoding Ig-like domain-containing protein encodes the protein MRKLFTRLFSLLALFCVLGLQMVYGGVIDRVPADGKTNVKPSTDLTLTFDYPLAQGEDYTGAVIQLFKNGDTSPADAITLPSSRFVIDGSKITIDLQATLSDNTGYYVVMPDKVVKEMKPDGTSVVFPGFVAPTATAPALDWNFTTGDFTAPKLATLSTFTPADGATNVGGAFSSSNALSIKTSSFTVKFNEPVTGVSGKYIKIYTAAGNVHEMIDAGDASRITITSSGSTNGTVEFTTTNLRENSDYYILIDAGAFVDTNADSDLNNKNPFAGLSDKTKWNFTTRDYTPAKFATDYPAFGTVASTSVDLKVKLDEPADVYFIAYSKATVDGTSFTAPTAATVIAGGGSAKMVAATTAGTEYTYKYQNLTEGEEYVFFYVSVNKAKYGPTPTNDPLTSAVGKTDSKTTLDVQAPTVAISGLTPADNATGVAQYLDGVTADGHGTVSIKFTENVKAGAGNIILKKSSDNSTVESIDITSDKVVFGPSTGTGTATDLVTVKFATKLASASGYYINIASGVISDKSGNKFDGITTATGWNFTTKDVVAPTVTFSSPAHEGVLASNETVVLTFSEDIYSDETGTVMMNSTTALSSIAVEKDNDPVTPTSVSYGAKKITITVAWTQNSTYVVKLLKNKAYDLSGNVIATEQKKSYNTDSYDDPYVGTNNTANTAVDGQSYTKNPSDNLVVRFSEDVELLGGGAITNDNIGS